One stretch of Chryseobacterium sp. LJ668 DNA includes these proteins:
- a CDS encoding FecR family protein produces MKDSQKHFRKIWTKVSEEKQEMDSAADSRIWNGIETRMKQNNKRNYYWMTAAAVLVPLFGILLFYKDFETKKQKNNFSAIVLQTNESSKTFRLSDQSIITLEPHSRLSINKDFGKKYRNVQFEGKGFFSIAKDKSRPFIVNAGGFTVEVLGTKFSVDQRSEEKKVQLLEGKVKIDHNGKLTYLLPNESWSTSPTKNDFHFYAVTTVQTFTFENTTFEDAISKIENKYGIKITYPKSIAKNQVSGSFSGNLKEILSIINYPFNLKTTVKNEYEVILY; encoded by the coding sequence ATGAAAGATTCTCAAAAACATTTTAGAAAAATCTGGACAAAGGTTTCCGAAGAAAAACAGGAAATGGATTCTGCGGCTGATTCCAGAATCTGGAACGGAATAGAAACGAGAATGAAGCAAAATAATAAACGAAATTATTATTGGATGACTGCGGCCGCTGTTTTGGTACCTTTATTCGGGATCCTGTTATTTTATAAAGATTTTGAGACGAAAAAACAAAAAAATAATTTCTCTGCTATTGTATTGCAAACCAATGAGTCTTCAAAAACTTTCAGATTATCAGATCAGAGTATAATCACCTTAGAACCTCACAGCAGGTTGTCCATCAATAAAGATTTTGGAAAGAAATACAGGAATGTACAATTTGAGGGGAAAGGTTTTTTCTCGATCGCAAAAGATAAATCCAGACCTTTCATCGTAAATGCAGGTGGCTTTACTGTTGAAGTTTTGGGTACAAAATTTTCAGTTGATCAAAGATCAGAAGAGAAAAAAGTACAATTGTTGGAGGGAAAAGTAAAAATAGATCACAACGGCAAACTAACCTACCTCTTGCCCAATGAAAGCTGGAGTACCTCTCCGACAAAAAATGACTTCCATTTTTATGCAGTAACAACTGTACAAACTTTCACTTTTGAAAATACAACATTCGAGGATGCTATATCTAAGATAGAAAACAAATACGGAATAAAAATTACTTATCCCAAAAGCATTGCTAAAAACCAGGTTTCTGGGTCGTTCTCAGGAAACCTGAAAGAGATTCTTTCGATCATCAATTATCCGTTTAATCTAAAAACTACTGTTAAAAATGAATATGAAGTAATACTATATTAA
- a CDS encoding SusC/RagA family TonB-linked outer membrane protein: MKKTAISIALLVAMGIPVQNYAQTQTNMPVTNNQGQVSLVKILKKLGKSTNTEFFYSASDFKNIWIDESKINYSSLKQSLDYLKKSVPLDYQIQNNTVTLRKLISNNSLTENEIKPQNDTINQQEKKIEEVVVVGYGTQKKSIITGSVSVVKGAAAEGQPILSAGNLLQGLAPGVTVTTQTGAPGGDAGNIRIRGINSFGGSDTNPLVIIDGVAGNINDVDVNMIESISVLKDAASAAIYGSRAAGGVILITTKRAKGNKLTAQYRMYTGWQMATAIPKVTDGLTYMKVFNDASMNDNGTKIYTDEAINAFKNAYDKNPGNYDWQKAILQGSGFLQDHYFSLSAKSGIISVSPSFGYSNQEGIIKNTDFTRFVFRNNMDITPNDQWNIRLDMSFINKDRKQIADEGTVWNYLGRMPTNIPIYYGNNYSDGWVKINPVGFIENGGNRNQNNLEFIGNMNISYKPTDWLTLKGMVAPRYLTTNIHLFRKSVPTYYEDGTEAGSANTFTELTESARRQFYGTYQFQADAKKEFGKHSFELLAGASRETYNEKILSGYRRDFLYDNYEVLDAGADNETKDNGGAEYEWLLVSAFGRFNYNYNQKYLFEANVRYDGTSRFIGKNRWAVFPSFSAGWVVSRESFFENLRETISLLKFRGSWGKLGNQNISSSYYPFSEPLSLGSTSMNGVVYQTIQQLIMSNPDLKWEETTMSGIGVDLSLWRKLDLTFDLYNKKTDGILLRLNTSQLTGLEAPVQNAATVSNKGWEIGAQYNERWGDFKINLGFNLSDVKNEIIDMKGQSSGTLLRQQVGSSVNSIYGFIADGLYQSQAEINAGPTQFGTLKPGDIRYKDIAGAFDANGNPIGDGKITDADRTIIGSTIPRYTYGFNMGFSYKGLKLSALIQGVGKVDGYLDSHYVIPAVNSSAVKPWQLDYWTPENTDAEFPRVSLTSTNNTQNSTKWMRSAAYMRLKNVQIGYELPKSFTDNTFLQSIYLYLNGQNLLTFTNFYEGYDPEINYNLGSSDGVALGGGNYYPQVKTFSFGIDVKF; the protein is encoded by the coding sequence ATGAAAAAAACTGCAATTTCTATTGCTTTACTCGTCGCTATGGGAATTCCTGTGCAAAATTATGCGCAAACCCAGACCAACATGCCCGTAACAAACAATCAGGGGCAGGTATCACTCGTCAAAATACTTAAAAAATTAGGAAAATCTACCAATACTGAATTCTTTTATTCTGCTTCAGATTTTAAAAATATCTGGATCGATGAAAGCAAAATCAACTATTCATCATTAAAGCAAAGCTTAGATTATCTAAAAAAGAGTGTTCCTTTAGATTATCAAATCCAGAATAATACAGTAACTCTTAGAAAATTAATTTCTAATAATTCTCTTACTGAAAATGAAATAAAACCCCAAAACGACACGATAAATCAGCAGGAGAAAAAAATTGAAGAAGTTGTAGTTGTTGGTTACGGTACACAAAAAAAATCCATTATCACTGGGTCCGTATCTGTAGTGAAAGGCGCTGCAGCAGAAGGACAGCCGATACTTTCAGCCGGAAATCTTTTACAGGGTCTAGCGCCGGGCGTTACAGTAACTACACAAACCGGTGCACCGGGCGGGGATGCGGGGAATATCAGAATCAGAGGGATCAACAGTTTTGGAGGTTCTGACACCAATCCTCTTGTGATCATTGACGGCGTTGCGGGAAATATCAATGATGTTGATGTAAACATGATTGAATCTATTTCCGTACTTAAAGATGCTGCTTCTGCAGCAATATATGGCTCAAGAGCAGCGGGTGGGGTTATTCTTATCACCACAAAACGGGCTAAAGGAAATAAGCTGACAGCACAATACCGAATGTATACCGGTTGGCAAATGGCAACAGCAATACCAAAGGTGACCGATGGTCTTACCTATATGAAAGTATTTAATGATGCCAGTATGAACGACAACGGCACAAAGATTTATACTGATGAAGCGATCAATGCTTTTAAAAATGCATACGACAAAAACCCGGGTAACTATGATTGGCAGAAGGCCATTCTTCAAGGAAGCGGATTTCTTCAGGATCATTATTTTTCGTTATCAGCAAAATCAGGAATTATAAGCGTATCACCATCATTTGGATATTCAAATCAGGAAGGAATTATTAAAAATACCGATTTTACAAGGTTTGTTTTCCGAAATAATATGGACATCACGCCGAATGACCAATGGAACATCAGACTTGATATGTCATTTATCAATAAAGACAGAAAACAGATCGCAGATGAAGGCACCGTGTGGAATTATCTCGGAAGAATGCCGACCAATATTCCTATTTACTATGGCAATAATTATTCTGACGGATGGGTAAAGATCAATCCGGTCGGTTTTATCGAAAATGGAGGAAACCGCAATCAGAATAATTTAGAATTTATAGGAAATATGAACATTTCTTATAAACCTACAGATTGGTTAACATTAAAAGGTATGGTAGCTCCACGCTATCTTACAACGAATATTCATCTCTTCAGAAAAAGTGTGCCCACCTATTACGAAGATGGAACCGAAGCCGGTTCTGCCAATACTTTTACAGAACTTACGGAATCTGCGAGACGCCAGTTTTACGGAACCTATCAGTTTCAGGCGGATGCAAAAAAAGAATTTGGCAAACATAGTTTTGAGCTTCTTGCAGGAGCTTCCAGAGAAACATATAATGAAAAAATCTTATCCGGATACAGGAGAGATTTTCTATATGACAATTACGAGGTGTTAGACGCCGGTGCAGATAACGAAACAAAAGATAACGGCGGAGCAGAATACGAATGGCTTCTGGTTTCTGCATTTGGCAGATTCAATTACAATTACAATCAAAAATATTTATTTGAGGCCAACGTAAGATACGATGGTACTTCAAGGTTTATCGGCAAAAACCGTTGGGCAGTTTTCCCTTCATTTTCTGCCGGATGGGTGGTTTCAAGAGAAAGCTTTTTCGAAAATTTACGAGAAACAATCAGCCTTTTAAAATTCAGAGGTTCTTGGGGGAAACTGGGAAATCAAAATATCAGTTCGTCGTACTACCCTTTCTCAGAACCGTTATCCCTAGGAAGTACTTCTATGAACGGAGTTGTCTATCAAACAATCCAGCAATTAATCATGTCTAATCCTGATCTGAAATGGGAGGAGACTACCATGTCGGGTATTGGCGTCGATTTATCTCTATGGAGAAAATTAGATTTAACCTTTGACCTGTACAACAAAAAAACAGACGGAATTCTTTTAAGATTAAATACTTCTCAGCTTACAGGTTTGGAAGCACCTGTACAAAATGCAGCAACGGTAAGCAACAAAGGTTGGGAAATCGGTGCACAATACAATGAAAGATGGGGAGATTTTAAAATAAATCTCGGTTTCAATCTTTCTGACGTGAAAAATGAAATTATCGACATGAAAGGTCAGTCTTCCGGAACATTGCTTCGTCAGCAGGTTGGCTCTTCGGTGAATTCTATTTACGGATTTATCGCTGACGGATTATATCAAAGCCAAGCAGAAATCAATGCCGGTCCTACACAATTCGGAACTTTAAAACCCGGAGATATCAGATATAAAGATATTGCAGGAGCTTTCGATGCAAACGGAAATCCGATCGGAGACGGAAAAATTACTGATGCCGACAGAACCATTATCGGTAGTACAATTCCGAGATATACTTACGGGTTTAATATGGGCTTTTCTTATAAAGGCCTTAAATTATCTGCATTAATACAGGGAGTTGGAAAAGTTGACGGTTATCTGGATTCTCACTACGTAATTCCTGCCGTCAACTCAAGTGCCGTAAAACCTTGGCAACTGGATTACTGGACACCGGAAAATACAGATGCTGAGTTTCCACGAGTTTCTCTCACTTCCACAAACAATACACAAAACTCAACCAAGTGGATGAGAAGTGCAGCGTATATGAGATTAAAAAATGTACAGATTGGCTATGAATTGCCTAAATCTTTTACAGATAACACCTTTCTGCAGAGCATTTACCTCTACCTCAACGGACAAAACCTTCTGACATTCACAAATTTTTATGAAGGGTACGATCCAGAGATTAATTATAATCTCGGAAGTTCCGATGGCGTTGCTTTGGGAGGGGGAAACTACTATCCGCAGGTAAAAACATTCTCATTCGGTATTGATGTTAAATTTTAA
- a CDS encoding RagB/SusD family nutrient uptake outer membrane protein produces MKNLLKIFLLAIITSCSSDMDLEPLNGPTSGTFPASYDEGKMGLFAAYRNLSTIDAASTPIWHVMDNITDIGYARPGTNYTSPITSSITTTNALTIKPWEIHYKTIARCHAVLDKLDGISGLTAAQKAELGSELRFIRAYAYSQLIELYGDVPLIKSAVTLNNSNVARTPVAEIQQFIIAELGAVAPQLPISQSQYGNVRASRIAALMLKARVELYSKQYAAAAVTSKQALDAAAGVYSLTPFNASVNFAGKDHTVGEPDPSNIFGHNGFSTSKEWIWVAEFNKNVPGYLHNQQYYAASRLGKGVCYWGPTQNLIDSYEMTDGLSILESPLYDNANPFKNRDPRLDMYAVRPHSRYLGYQFEPNTSFVKVNNYWSAGVPTQVTNADATNAYRSFSGYLWRKVVDIADFNSTSVSGNSDLNVGIFRLSELMLIHAEAKIESNQLDSSVYDMINQIRIRAKMPALPTGMSQAQLRKALRYERKVELANDGLRWYDIRRWGIANNVMNGYLYLNRNANNWNKSVVTGFDESANPIYNHSQASASFSTQQVVYTINKDEYWPIPQSEMDANPNLKQNPGY; encoded by the coding sequence ATGAAAAACCTTTTAAAAATATTTTTATTGGCCATCATCACTTCTTGCTCAAGTGATATGGATTTAGAACCTCTTAACGGCCCCACTTCCGGAACTTTCCCTGCATCTTATGACGAAGGAAAAATGGGACTTTTTGCAGCATACAGAAATCTCAGCACGATCGATGCTGCGAGTACACCAATTTGGCATGTGATGGATAATATAACAGACATCGGTTATGCAAGACCGGGAACCAACTACACTTCACCCATCACAAGTTCTATCACCACGACCAATGCATTAACCATAAAACCATGGGAAATTCATTATAAAACCATTGCAAGATGTCATGCAGTACTTGACAAATTAGATGGCATTTCAGGACTTACCGCTGCTCAAAAGGCAGAGCTTGGTTCAGAACTAAGATTTATCCGTGCTTATGCGTATTCTCAACTGATCGAGCTTTATGGTGATGTTCCGCTGATTAAATCAGCAGTCACCCTGAACAATTCTAACGTGGCAAGAACTCCTGTTGCAGAAATTCAGCAATTTATTATTGCAGAACTGGGAGCAGTTGCTCCTCAGCTTCCGATTTCCCAATCGCAATACGGAAATGTGCGTGCTTCACGTATCGCAGCCTTGATGCTGAAAGCAAGAGTTGAACTTTACTCAAAACAATACGCAGCAGCGGCGGTTACTTCAAAACAGGCTTTGGATGCAGCTGCCGGTGTCTATAGTTTGACACCATTCAATGCTTCGGTCAATTTTGCAGGTAAAGATCACACCGTGGGAGAGCCCGATCCAAGTAACATATTTGGACATAATGGTTTTTCAACGAGCAAAGAATGGATTTGGGTGGCAGAATTCAACAAAAATGTACCGGGATATCTTCATAATCAGCAATATTATGCAGCATCACGTCTCGGTAAAGGAGTTTGTTATTGGGGACCTACTCAAAATCTTATCGATTCTTACGAAATGACAGACGGTCTGTCAATACTGGAATCTCCGCTGTATGACAATGCAAATCCTTTTAAAAACAGGGATCCACGTTTAGATATGTATGCTGTACGTCCGCATTCAAGATATCTAGGATACCAATTTGAGCCGAATACATCTTTCGTAAAAGTAAACAACTACTGGTCAGCCGGAGTACCAACTCAGGTTACGAATGCCGATGCGACCAATGCGTATCGTTCTTTCAGTGGTTATCTCTGGAGAAAAGTGGTGGACATTGCTGATTTTAATTCAACCTCAGTAAGTGGAAATTCAGATTTGAATGTCGGGATTTTCAGATTATCAGAATTAATGCTGATCCATGCAGAAGCAAAAATAGAATCGAATCAGCTCGATAGTTCTGTGTATGATATGATTAACCAAATCAGAATACGTGCAAAAATGCCGGCTTTACCTACAGGAATGTCTCAAGCGCAATTGAGAAAAGCACTTCGATATGAAAGAAAAGTGGAATTGGCCAATGATGGACTACGATGGTATGACATCAGACGTTGGGGGATTGCAAATAATGTGATGAACGGATATTTATATCTCAACCGTAACGCCAACAACTGGAATAAATCTGTAGTGACCGGCTTTGATGAAAGTGCAAATCCTATTTATAATCATTCACAGGCTTCAGCATCTTTTTCTACACAGCAGGTGGTTTATACAATCAATAAAGACGAATACTGGCCGATCCCGCAATCGGAAATGGATGCGAATCCTAATTTAAAACAAAACCCCGGATATTAG
- a CDS encoding metallophosphoesterase, whose product MKKNISILLILLSAIVFGQEKFQTPKLDHEKSWSIILIPDTQNYVKWNRNQPVLDLMVRWIEDNISPLNIKMVCQVGDLVEHNNILNQGYDGDQSADDQWKSVQSILGRLNGKVPYVAATGNHDFSINEVGRRFSRYNEFFPSNFNYLNQKYLAQNFFNDAGAPSMENSVLELKGLNGVDYLFFSLEFAPRDKTLEWAKKVLDMPQYKNHRSILTTHAFLNDKDKRTDKENSWFMYEPFLVNNVPQKSKTILLPESNNGEQIWQKLIQPSQNLQLVLSGHISGEGFRVDPNSYGKNVNQMLFDMQSEGGGHRDGNGGDGWLRIIEFYPDNKTVKVKTYSPLFGISPVSQKNAYKTDPRNEFTFKFSE is encoded by the coding sequence ATGAAGAAGAATATATCAATATTGCTAATACTATTGTCTGCAATAGTTTTTGGGCAGGAAAAATTTCAGACTCCAAAATTAGACCATGAAAAATCATGGAGTATCATACTCATCCCGGATACTCAAAACTATGTGAAATGGAACAGAAATCAGCCTGTTTTAGATCTGATGGTACGATGGATTGAGGATAATATTTCTCCCCTCAATATTAAAATGGTTTGCCAGGTCGGAGATCTGGTGGAGCATAACAATATTTTGAATCAGGGATATGACGGCGACCAAAGTGCAGATGACCAGTGGAAATCTGTGCAGTCAATCCTGGGGAGGCTCAACGGAAAGGTACCTTATGTAGCTGCTACAGGAAATCATGACTTCAGCATTAATGAAGTAGGCCGAAGATTTTCACGCTACAACGAGTTTTTTCCTTCTAATTTTAATTATTTAAATCAGAAATATTTAGCACAGAACTTTTTTAATGATGCCGGCGCACCAAGCATGGAAAACTCCGTTCTGGAACTGAAAGGATTGAACGGGGTGGACTATTTATTTTTCAGCCTTGAATTTGCACCCAGAGATAAAACTTTGGAGTGGGCTAAAAAGGTTTTAGATATGCCTCAGTACAAAAACCACAGATCAATTCTAACGACTCATGCTTTTTTGAATGACAAAGATAAGAGAACGGATAAAGAGAATTCTTGGTTTATGTACGAGCCTTTTCTGGTCAACAATGTGCCGCAAAAATCTAAAACCATCCTGCTTCCGGAGTCTAATAACGGAGAACAAATATGGCAGAAGCTAATACAGCCGTCTCAAAATCTACAACTTGTATTAAGTGGTCATATTTCTGGTGAGGGTTTCCGTGTAGACCCTAACAGTTATGGAAAAAACGTAAACCAGATGCTTTTTGACATGCAGAGTGAAGGTGGTGGTCATCGTGATGGTAACGGTGGTGACGGCTGGCTCAGAATTATTGAGTTTTATCCCGATAATAAAACGGTGAAAGTGAAAACCTACTCTCCCCTTTTCGGTATTTCGCCGGTCAGCCAAAAAAATGCTTACAAAACAGACCCGAGAAATGAGTTTACTTTTAAATTTTCTGAATAA
- a CDS encoding Crp/Fnr family transcriptional regulator produces the protein MKEFIDYILQFGHLNKQQIDLITSKATELDLRKGEYFSEAGKIPKQVGFILEGVVRFCYYNNKGQEITHHFIDELNFVSDQQKFEAQIIASDYIEAVTDCTLLFFSKKDWDEIGNTIVGWDVITGLILKNCLLKTIERRSPLVSEDATTRYLSFIGMFPNLVNRIPLSYVASYLGITQQSLSRIRKNIR, from the coding sequence ATGAAAGAGTTTATTGACTACATCTTGCAGTTTGGTCATTTGAATAAGCAGCAAATTGATCTCATTACAAGCAAAGCAACAGAGCTTGACCTTCGTAAAGGCGAATATTTTTCGGAAGCTGGTAAAATTCCCAAACAAGTTGGGTTTATTCTGGAGGGAGTTGTGCGTTTCTGCTATTATAACAACAAAGGTCAAGAGATTACTCATCACTTTATTGACGAGCTCAATTTTGTTTCGGATCAACAAAAGTTTGAGGCACAAATAATAGCTTCTGATTACATTGAGGCAGTTACCGACTGCACACTGCTTTTTTTTTCGAAAAAAGATTGGGACGAAATAGGAAATACTATCGTTGGTTGGGATGTTATTACCGGGCTGATCTTAAAAAACTGTTTATTAAAAACAATTGAAAGAAGAAGTCCATTGGTTTCAGAAGATGCTACTACACGTTACTTATCATTCATCGGAATGTTTCCAAATCTTGTCAATCGAATACCACTTTCTTACGTTGCTTCTTACTTGGGAATTACCCAACAATCATTAAGCAGAATAAGAAAAAATATTCGATAA
- a CDS encoding SDR family oxidoreductase produces MDKKVVLITGTNSGFGWLTANSVAALGHKVYATMRNTDGKNANKAKALAEVENITILDVSLTDEASVKSAIDTIIAKEGTIDILVNNAGISMFGVAESSSPEDLQRMIDVNVVAPWRLMKLALPFMRKQSEGLIINISSGWGRFSAPFFAMYGASKFALEGLSESLHYELRPFGVDVAIIQPGSFPTEMSQKVQFGSDTSVIDDYKMIADIPDKIFGAVGQMFERVKPNPQEVADAVVNLINLPKGQRPLRTVADPSTGEIVKTANDAVETEYTKVLTAFGMQELLP; encoded by the coding sequence ATGGACAAAAAAGTAGTATTAATTACAGGTACAAATAGTGGATTCGGATGGCTTACTGCCAATAGTGTAGCAGCTTTAGGACATAAAGTGTATGCTACGATGAGAAATACGGACGGAAAAAATGCCAATAAAGCAAAAGCCTTAGCAGAGGTAGAAAACATCACTATTCTTGATGTATCATTAACTGATGAAGCAAGTGTAAAAAGTGCAATCGACACCATTATAGCTAAAGAAGGAACCATTGATATCTTGGTAAACAATGCAGGTATTTCAATGTTTGGTGTTGCGGAAAGTTCTAGTCCTGAAGATTTGCAGAGAATGATCGATGTTAATGTGGTCGCTCCCTGGAGACTGATGAAACTGGCATTACCTTTTATGCGTAAACAATCAGAAGGTTTAATTATCAATATTTCGAGTGGATGGGGTCGATTCTCAGCTCCTTTTTTTGCAATGTATGGTGCATCAAAATTTGCTCTTGAAGGTTTAAGCGAAAGTTTGCATTATGAATTACGACCATTTGGAGTTGATGTAGCCATTATTCAACCAGGCTCGTTTCCTACCGAGATGTCTCAGAAGGTTCAATTCGGTTCTGATACATCCGTTATTGATGATTATAAAATGATCGCTGATATTCCGGATAAAATATTTGGAGCAGTTGGTCAAATGTTTGAAAGGGTAAAACCTAATCCACAGGAGGTTGCAGACGCAGTAGTAAACCTGATCAATTTGCCAAAAGGGCAAAGACCGCTAAGAACAGTTGCAGACCCATCAACAGGCGAAATTGTTAAAACAGCTAATGACGCGGTAGAAACCGAATATACAAAAGTTTTAACAGCGTTTGGAATGCAGGAACTTTTGCCATAA
- a CDS encoding FAD-dependent oxidoreductase yields the protein MTDPRFPVLTQKQISILKESGTVMTFEKETAVFEAGDSAYNFYVILDGAVVIKDPFNKNQVLATHRINEFTGDNSMLSDRSIPFSAYALKGTTVLSITPIQLKEIISKHSDICDVLLTAFIQRQETMLKEFNGGIKVVGPEKSKETYALRDFLEKNHIWHTFLNTDVSEEAQELLHSFGLLNEDLPIVISISGEISKKPTVAEIARKTGVLIEFTDEIFDVLVVGAGPSGLAASVYAASEGLSVITIDGNAPGGQAGKSSKIENYLGFPTGISGNDLANKAYIQAQKFGCTLSIPQKAEKVEYNGSYFILCASNGKNIKAKSVIAATGANYRRLPVDNIEKFEGSGVFYSATGMNASACKNELVGVIGGGNSAGQAALFLAEHAHEVHVIIRGNDLGAKMSDYLVQRIETTPNIIVHKNSNITQLNGTHYLESLILDTDGTTQVIGISNLFTFIGAKPCTEWLNGIVSMDDKGFIYTGPDVIESAMAESSIYKKRKPQSLETSIPGFYAVGDVRKGSVKRVASAVGEGSMAISQVHQYLAELKMNG from the coding sequence ATGACTGATCCAAGATTTCCGGTACTCACCCAAAAACAAATCAGTATTCTAAAAGAGTCAGGTACCGTAATGACCTTTGAAAAAGAAACCGCAGTTTTTGAAGCTGGGGATAGCGCATATAATTTTTATGTCATTTTAGACGGAGCAGTTGTCATCAAAGATCCGTTTAATAAAAATCAAGTATTGGCAACTCATAGAATCAATGAATTTACAGGTGATAACAGTATGCTATCCGACAGAAGTATACCATTTAGCGCCTATGCTTTAAAAGGCACTACCGTTCTTAGCATTACACCTATTCAACTTAAAGAAATCATATCGAAGCACAGCGATATATGTGATGTTCTTTTGACTGCTTTTATTCAAAGACAGGAAACCATGTTGAAAGAATTTAATGGGGGTATAAAAGTGGTTGGTCCCGAAAAATCTAAGGAAACTTATGCGTTACGAGATTTTCTGGAAAAAAACCACATTTGGCACACGTTCCTCAATACCGATGTTTCAGAAGAAGCTCAAGAGCTTTTACATAGTTTTGGTCTGCTAAATGAAGATTTACCGATCGTTATAAGCATTTCAGGAGAGATTTCGAAAAAACCTACTGTTGCTGAAATTGCAAGAAAAACGGGTGTTTTAATTGAATTTACGGATGAAATATTTGATGTTCTGGTAGTAGGAGCGGGTCCATCGGGTTTGGCAGCAAGTGTATATGCCGCCTCAGAAGGACTGTCTGTTATTACCATTGATGGAAATGCTCCGGGAGGACAAGCCGGAAAAAGTTCAAAAATCGAAAATTACTTAGGCTTTCCGACCGGGATATCCGGGAATGATCTCGCCAATAAGGCATACATTCAGGCCCAGAAATTTGGATGCACGCTTTCTATCCCGCAGAAGGCAGAAAAAGTAGAGTACAATGGTAGTTACTTCATCTTGTGCGCTTCAAATGGTAAAAACATTAAAGCAAAATCTGTCATTGCAGCGACCGGAGCCAACTACAGACGTTTGCCGGTAGATAATATTGAAAAATTTGAAGGTAGTGGAGTTTTCTACTCAGCTACAGGAATGAATGCCTCTGCATGTAAAAATGAATTGGTAGGAGTGATTGGAGGCGGGAATTCTGCGGGCCAAGCTGCATTGTTTTTAGCAGAACATGCTCATGAGGTTCATGTAATTATTCGTGGGAATGATCTTGGAGCCAAAATGAGCGATTATCTGGTTCAGAGAATTGAGACCACTCCGAATATCATCGTTCATAAGAACAGCAATATTACTCAGCTTAATGGAACGCATTATTTGGAATCTTTGATACTTGATACAGATGGCACGACACAAGTGATAGGTATTTCAAATTTATTCACCTTTATAGGAGCAAAACCGTGCACGGAATGGTTAAACGGAATTGTTTCAATGGATGATAAAGGATTTATTTACACAGGTCCTGATGTTATTGAATCGGCAATGGCTGAATCTTCTATCTACAAAAAAAGAAAGCCACAATCTCTTGAGACGAGTATTCCCGGTTTCTATGCCGTCGGCGATGTTCGGAAAGGGTCTGTAAAAAGAGTGGCCTCTGCGGTAGGTGAAGGTTCTATGGCAATCAGTCAGGTTCACCAATATTTAGCCGAATTAAAAATGAATGGTTAG
- a CDS encoding (4Fe-4S)-binding protein — MHPCRCWCKKPAAGLHPKASPWLNCEHASVKDLKTQIEKCPSGALLYKES; from the coding sequence GTGCATCCATGCCGATGTTGGTGTAAAAAGCCTGCCGCAGGTTTACATCCAAAAGCATCACCATGGCTTAATTGTGAACACGCATCTGTGAAAGATTTAAAGACGCAAATAGAAAAATGTCCTTCCGGGGCATTATTGTATAAGGAATCTTAA
- a CDS encoding GNAT family N-acetyltransferase yields the protein MKIFIKERENGGFAIARDNEKRAGAMTYSSAGEHLLIIDHTEVEPEYMGKKVGLQMLYKIVEMAREKEMKIIPLCPFAAAMFKKEKNIRDVLQNNN from the coding sequence ATGAAAATATTCATCAAAGAGCGCGAAAACGGAGGCTTTGCCATAGCAAGGGATAATGAAAAGAGGGCGGGAGCAATGACATACTCCTCAGCAGGAGAACATTTGCTCATCATTGACCACACTGAGGTTGAGCCAGAATACATGGGTAAAAAAGTTGGTCTTCAAATGTTGTACAAAATTGTTGAGATGGCTAGGGAAAAAGAAATGAAAATCATTCCGTTATGTCCTTTTGCGGCAGCGATGTTCAAAAAAGAAAAAAATATTAGAGACGTATTACAAAACAATAATTAA